From the genome of Papaver somniferum cultivar HN1 chromosome 2, ASM357369v1, whole genome shotgun sequence, one region includes:
- the LOC113351198 gene encoding pentatricopeptide repeat-containing protein At1g62910-like, whose translation MTHTRIQPTSVTCNTLIHGLCRIGQLGRALQLKNDMVKWNCRPDVVSYSAIIDTLCKGGLVDQALVLFSEMHRDSNAVPINILIDAHCKDEGKRVFEGMVSRGISADITTYTTLIHGHCLHGQWEEARRYFDEMMDRGILLNIVTFSILIDAHCKDGMTRRCLGII comes from the coding sequence ATGACTCACACAAGAATTCAACCTACTTCTGTTACGTGTAATACTCTTATACATGGGCTTTGTAGAATTGGTCAACTGGGTCGTGCTCTTCAGCTTAAAAACGACATGGTGAAATGGAACTGCAGACCTGACGTTGTTTCATATTCTGCCATTATAGATACTCTTTGTAAAGGAGGTCTAGTGGATCAAGCTTTGGTTCTCTTCTCCGAAATGCACAGAGATTCAAATGCTGTACCCATCAATATATTAATAGATGCACATTGTAAAGATGAGGGAAAGAGAGTCTTTGAAGGGATGGTTAGTAGAGGAATCTCTGCTGATATAACGACTTATACTACTTTGATTCATGGTCATTGCCTACATGGTCAATGGGAAGAAGCAAGAAGATACTTTGATGAAATGATGGATCGAGGGATTTTACTCAACATAGTCACCTTCAGTATATTAATAGATGCACACTGTAAAGATGGGATGACGCGAAGATGCTTGGGGATTATTTAA
- the LOC113351199 gene encoding pentatricopeptide repeat-containing protein At1g63330-like produces MIDGLCLAGQLKNVVNLFDSMVDKGLQPDVVSCSTLIDGYCKNHKVDEAIHLFEKMKRNRLKPTTVTYTVLVRGLYRDGKMKTAQRFLNEMQSFGQSPDELTYTTILDGLCKNGKLEEAIELFEFMEGAGISANNYRYSILIHGLYQVSRLEDARKLFNEIPDKGFVPNVVTYSSMINGLCRNKMVLEAEKLIMEMEQKGCLPDARAYDTIIQALFIAKETDKAMNFLCKMREKEFVPNDSVISFLMYTLSADELKNL; encoded by the coding sequence ATGATCGACGGTCTGTGTTTGGCTGGTCAGTTGAAAAATGTGGTAAATCTGTTTGACTCGATGGTGGATAAGGGCCTTCAACCGGATGTTGTCAGTTGCAGTACATTAATCGATGGCTATTGCAAGAATCATAAGGTGGATGAAGCTATCCACCTATTCGAGAAAATGAAACGAAATCGATTGAAACCCACAACAGTCACTTACACTGTTCTAGTAAGGGGACTATACAGAGATGGAAAAATGAAGACTGCACAAAGGTTTCTTAATGAGATGCAATCTTTTGGTCAATCGCCAGATGAACTGACATACACTACCATCTTGGATGGTCTCTGCAAGAACGGAAAATTGGAGGAGGCAATAGAATTGTTTGAATTCATGGAGGGTGCAGGAATCTCAGCTAATAATTACAGGTACAGCATTCTTATTCATGGTTTGTATCAGGTTAGTCGGTTGGAAGATGCAAGAAAATTGTTTAATGAGATTCCAGACAAAGGATTTGTTCCTAATGTAGTAACATATAGCTCAATGATCAACGGCCTCTGTCGTAACAAGATGGTATTGGAGGCTGAAAAACTAATCATGGAAATGGAACAGAAGGGTTGTTTACCAGATGCCCGAGCATATGATACTATCATTCAGGCTTTATTTATAGCAAAGGAGACTGACAAGGCAATGAATTTTCTTTGCAAGATGCGCGAAAAAGAATTTGTACCGAATGATTCTGTAATATCCTTTTTGATGTACACTCTCTCAGCAGATGAGCTAAAAAATCTATAG
- the LOC113351200 gene encoding F-box/kelch-repeat protein At1g57790-like: protein MGTMMQNHGVIRFQKGGWLLMSKEDWVTTSLFFYNPFTRETIKLPQLPVEEIYGFSGISFSSLPTSSDCVVFAIEQRGRENCEVSLYFIRKGEAFWRFFVFGNADTEKYIPLHNAPVICNGVFYCVDYNGALGILNIEDNSWKVLEKPHQQFGAMYPSFLVESGGELLLVKLERYGTLLGIFRLDFNKMEWMRVESLGKHMLFVSYTSCISAIAPTSHMENKVYFPRLFLNGEGVVFYSLEAATYSSFGSQHSATDFYNTEGWYANCTWIEPNWVKSTAQELEWVMLPPS from the coding sequence atGGGGACAATGATGCAAAACCATGGTGTAATCCGTTTTCAAAAGGGAGGTTGGTTACTAATGTCTAAGGAGGATTGGGTAACTACTTCATTGTTCTTTTACAACCCCTTCACAAGAGAGACCATCAAGCTTCCGCAACTGCCAGTTGAAGAGATATATGGCTTTTCAGGTATCTCCTTTTCCTCCTTACCAACTTCGTCAGACTGTGTAGTTTTTGCTATTGAACAAAGAGGGCGTGAAAACTGTGAAGTCTCGCTCTACTTCATTAGAAAGGGAGAAGCATTTTGGAGGTTTTTCGTCTTTGGTAATGCTGATACCGAAAAGTACATCCCATTGCATAATGCTCCAGTTATATGCAATGGTGTTTTCTACTGTGTAGATTATAATGGAGCTTTAGGTATACTTAACATAGAGGATAATAGTTGGAAAGTTCTGGAGAAACCCCATCAACAATTTGGTGCAATGTATCCAAGTTTCCTAGTAGAGAGTGGAGGAGAGCTTTTGCTGGTGAAATTAGAACGTTACGGAACTTTGTTAGGGATATTTAGACTGGATTTCAACAAGATGGAATGGATGAGAGTTGAAAGTCTAGGAAAGCATATGCTATTCGTCAGCTACACCTCATGTATCTCTGCAATTGCTCCTACTAGTCACATGGAGAACAAAGTCTATTTCCCTAGATTATTTCTTAACGGCGAAGGGGTTGTATTCTATTCTCTAGAAGCAGCCACTTACTCCTCTTTTGGAAGTCAGCATTCTGCCACAGATTTTTATAATACAGAAGGCTGGTATGCAAACTGCACTTGGATTGAACCCAATTGGGTGAAATCCACAGCTCAAGAGCTAGAATGGGTTATGCTTCCTCCTTCCTGA